In Caldicellulosiruptor obsidiansis OB47, a single window of DNA contains:
- a CDS encoding alpha-L-rhamnosidase, with protein MIDLEKLKNPDSFYRCAPFWSWNDNLKEEELLRQITEMHKKGYGGFFMHSRVGLVTEYLSKEWFYLVKKCIEHAKKLNMLAWIYDEDKWPSGFAGGAVALKNPSYRHKFLVLLKEDQVEQDDEVLSSLVHRNTKYIVAKRTMRLGDKWFNGSCYVDLLSKEVTKEFINLTHEEYKKVCQEYFGNAMPGIFTDEPTYLRVHYKDIPTLPWTEKLPDRFLQKKGYDIKDHFEELFFNVGNYHKVRFDFFDIALEMFIENFTIPYAKWCEENGIMMTGHYMAEDTMRGQTEWIGAAMPHYEYMQLPGIDKLARHLEQTVTIKQVSSVCEQLDKKGVLCETFGTTGQHVSFLHRKWISDWQAVLGVTYINPHLSLYSMRGERKRDYPPNLFYQQPWWEDEKFFADYLARISYIAGLGKRDVDVLVIHPISSAWAEYSRFDDSVDKLDSLLDKTVKELIANNIDFHFGDEIILSKYAQIENGKIRVGSYNYKVVVLPPLTNLRKTTMQLLQNFINSGGKVVSLKDFMFSRFELCMIDGSKCDIPLKENFINVSNIDDLVSILKEEVSTYIEVIDKKTGQNAKKIILQGRKLDDGSRIIFLANTDLKREVEITIKIPTDNNVFAADLVDFGIFNIPTLKRENGFAVLDATMHPASSFCLLVSDKQFSHNTKNVISGVVFDNSFEYRTGSCEFDIELKDYNTLILDRIKYEVDGKVVFEDCYVSQVWHKHFYNLPEGTPFKATYYFEVEKVPSQLFVAIECAENLDMILVNGQPVKFERKTESFSLAHNFLDVNISKIDITPFIKQGKNEIVISGRKSNNITAPGCHERVKDPKNHRPTEVEAIYLIGNFSLICVDETRFVITEPKKPCHYDITKDGYPFYVGTMSLKSSFEITKENSKRVYIKLNNVSAAVAKVFVNGKEACILFSQPFLADITEHVTEGKNDLEIVLTNTLFNLIEANHKADVFEELFRRPQSFIDFENFTSRYMLLPFGLGSYSILTSEF; from the coding sequence ATGATTGATTTAGAAAAACTTAAAAACCCGGATAGCTTTTACAGGTGCGCACCTTTCTGGAGCTGGAATGACAATTTAAAAGAGGAAGAGCTTTTGCGCCAGATAACTGAAATGCACAAAAAAGGTTATGGTGGCTTTTTCATGCACTCAAGGGTTGGGCTTGTGACAGAATATCTTTCGAAAGAGTGGTTTTATCTTGTCAAAAAATGTATAGAGCATGCAAAAAAGTTAAATATGCTTGCATGGATTTACGATGAGGACAAATGGCCGTCTGGTTTTGCAGGTGGTGCTGTTGCTCTTAAAAATCCTTCATACAGGCACAAGTTTTTAGTACTTTTGAAAGAGGACCAAGTAGAACAAGATGATGAAGTGCTTTCAAGCTTAGTCCACAGAAATACAAAGTACATTGTTGCAAAGCGCACAATGAGGCTTGGCGACAAGTGGTTCAACGGAAGCTGTTATGTTGATCTTCTTTCAAAAGAGGTTACAAAGGAGTTTATAAATCTCACACATGAAGAATACAAAAAAGTTTGCCAAGAATATTTTGGCAATGCAATGCCGGGAATATTCACCGATGAGCCAACATATTTAAGAGTCCACTACAAAGATATCCCTACTTTGCCATGGACAGAAAAGCTGCCAGATAGGTTTTTGCAGAAAAAAGGATATGACATAAAAGATCACTTTGAAGAGCTTTTCTTCAATGTTGGCAATTACCACAAGGTCAGGTTTGACTTTTTTGACATTGCACTTGAGATGTTCATAGAAAACTTTACCATTCCGTATGCAAAGTGGTGTGAAGAAAATGGTATTATGATGACAGGTCATTACATGGCGGAAGATACAATGCGCGGTCAGACTGAATGGATAGGCGCTGCAATGCCCCATTACGAGTATATGCAGCTTCCTGGAATTGACAAGCTTGCAAGACATTTAGAGCAGACAGTTACAATCAAACAGGTATCATCGGTCTGTGAGCAGCTTGACAAAAAAGGAGTGCTGTGCGAAACCTTTGGGACAACAGGTCAGCATGTGAGTTTTCTTCACAGAAAATGGATATCAGATTGGCAGGCAGTGCTTGGTGTAACATATATAAACCCACATCTTAGCCTGTATTCCATGAGAGGTGAGAGAAAAAGAGACTATCCACCAAACCTTTTTTACCAGCAGCCATGGTGGGAAGATGAAAAGTTCTTTGCAGACTATCTCGCAAGAATCTCTTATATAGCAGGGCTTGGCAAAAGAGATGTTGATGTACTTGTCATCCACCCAATATCCTCTGCGTGGGCAGAATATTCCAGGTTTGACGATAGCGTAGACAAGCTGGACAGTTTGCTTGACAAAACGGTAAAAGAACTCATAGCAAACAATATTGATTTTCACTTTGGCGATGAAATAATACTATCAAAGTATGCACAAATCGAAAATGGCAAAATCAGAGTTGGTAGTTATAACTACAAAGTGGTTGTCTTGCCTCCTCTTACAAACTTAAGAAAAACAACAATGCAGCTTTTGCAGAATTTTATAAATTCTGGCGGCAAGGTAGTTTCACTAAAAGATTTTATGTTCTCAAGATTTGAACTTTGCATGATAGATGGCAGCAAGTGCGATATCCCCTTAAAAGAAAATTTTATAAATGTTTCAAATATAGATGACCTTGTTAGCATCTTAAAAGAAGAAGTTTCAACTTATATCGAAGTGATTGATAAAAAGACAGGTCAAAACGCTAAAAAGATTATACTTCAGGGCAGAAAACTGGATGACGGAAGTAGAATAATCTTTTTGGCAAACACAGACCTCAAAAGAGAAGTAGAAATCACAATAAAAATCCCTACCGACAACAACGTTTTCGCAGCAGACCTTGTAGATTTTGGCATCTTCAATATACCAACATTGAAAAGGGAAAATGGCTTTGCTGTGCTTGATGCAACAATGCATCCTGCATCAAGCTTTTGTCTTTTGGTGTCCGACAAGCAGTTTTCGCATAATACAAAAAACGTCATCTCAGGCGTTGTATTTGATAATAGTTTTGAATACAGAACAGGTAGCTGTGAGTTTGACATAGAGCTTAAAGACTATAATACACTGATACTTGATAGAATAAAATATGAAGTTGATGGAAAGGTAGTATTTGAAGATTGTTATGTTTCCCAGGTTTGGCACAAACATTTTTATAATCTTCCAGAGGGAACACCTTTCAAAGCCACGTATTATTTTGAGGTGGAAAAAGTGCCATCACAGCTTTTTGTAGCAATAGAATGTGCAGAGAACCTTGATATGATTCTTGTAAACGGTCAACCTGTCAAATTTGAAAGAAAAACCGAAAGTTTTTCGCTTGCTCATAACTTTTTGGATGTGAACATCAGCAAGATTGATATTACACCTTTTATCAAACAAGGGAAAAACGAGATTGTGATAAGTGGCAGAAAGTCAAACAACATTACAGCACCTGGCTGCCATGAAAGAGTAAAAGACCCTAAAAATCACAGACCAACTGAGGTTGAAGCCATCTATCTTATCGGGAATTTTTCTCTTATTTGTGTGGATGAAACAAGATTTGTTATAACTGAGCCCAAAAAACCATGTCATTATGATATAACAAAAGATGGGTATCCTTTTTACGTTGGGACCATGAGCTTAAAAAGCTCTTTTGAAATTACAAAAGAAAACTCAAAAAGAGTCTATATAAAGCTCAACAACGTCAGCGCAGCAGTCGCTAAGGTGTTTGTAAATGGTAAGGAAGCATGCATACTATTTTCTCAGCCATTTTTAGCTGACATAACAGAGCATGTAACTGAGGGCAAAAATGACCTTGAGATAGTTTTAACAAACACACTCTTTAATCTCATAGAAGCAAACCACAAAGCAGATGTATTTGAGGAACTGTTCAGACGTCCACAGAGCTTTATTGATTTTGAAAACTTTACTTCACGATATATGCTCTTGCCATTTGGTCTTGGAAGTTATAGTATATTAACATCTGAGTTTTAA
- a CDS encoding cobalamin B12-binding domain-containing protein, whose protein sequence is MEILNEISQLIQKGNAKLAPEKVKEALSSGISAETILNDALIQAMSVVGEKFKNNEIYVPEVLIAARAMKAALEVLKPILTETGVKPIGKVVIGTVKGDLHDIGKNLVAMMMTGAGLEVIDLGVDVAPEKFCEAVKNYSPQVVAMSALLTTTMPNMKTTIEKLQEQGLRDKVKVIVGGAPVTESFAKSIGADGYAPDAASAAEIAKKFVQGVA, encoded by the coding sequence ATGGAAATTTTAAATGAAATTTCACAGCTTATTCAAAAAGGAAATGCAAAACTTGCACCTGAAAAGGTAAAAGAAGCTCTATCTTCTGGAATCTCTGCTGAGACAATCTTAAACGATGCACTTATCCAGGCAATGTCGGTTGTGGGTGAGAAGTTCAAAAACAATGAGATTTACGTACCAGAGGTATTGATTGCAGCACGCGCAATGAAAGCTGCGCTGGAGGTATTAAAACCAATCCTGACAGAGACAGGTGTAAAACCAATTGGCAAGGTTGTGATTGGCACTGTAAAAGGCGATCTACACGACATAGGTAAGAACCTGGTCGCTATGATGATGACAGGTGCAGGGCTTGAGGTAATCGACCTTGGAGTGGATGTTGCACCTGAAAAGTTCTGTGAAGCAGTGAAAAACTATAGTCCACAGGTTGTTGCAATGTCTGCACTGCTTACAACAACTATGCCAAACATGAAAACAACAATTGAAAAGCTACAAGAACAAGGCTTGCGCGATAAGGTAAAGGTGATAGTTGGTGGTGCACCTGTAACAGAAAGCTTTGCAAAGAGCATCGGAGCTGACGGATATGCACCTGATGCGGCATCTGCCGCAGAGATTGCAAAAAAGTTTGTCCAAGGTGTTGCATAA
- a CDS encoding Gfo/Idh/MocA family protein: MEKVKIAVLGCGNIAPVYLKNLKRFGIFDVVACADVDLDKAKVVATEFSVPKVLEPDKVYDLDVDIVLNLTPPQHHYEINKRVLEGGKHLYSEKPLCSTLKEAKEVLELAERKNLKVGCAPDTFLGANIQTAKKLIEDGWIGRPFAVNCFILYGGPEKWHPNPHFIFKKYLGPLFDVGPYCLTALVFLLGSVKKVSGMGIITYKERLITSEPHRGEKIEVEMPTYVTANLLFDTGVIGNVTVSYDVPDTNLRGIEIYGTEGTIIVPDPNFFDHGSVYLKRHNDKEFTKMPNINPFNYDNMRGLGILDMALSIKFSTPLRASGRLSYHVLESLWAIYTSTQEGKFVDIESIAPQIPLLDMELLREVLYL; this comes from the coding sequence GTGGAAAAAGTAAAAATTGCAGTGCTTGGTTGTGGTAACATTGCGCCAGTTTACCTTAAAAATCTCAAAAGGTTTGGGATATTTGACGTTGTTGCATGCGCAGATGTAGACTTGGACAAAGCAAAGGTTGTAGCCACAGAGTTTTCTGTGCCCAAGGTGCTGGAACCTGACAAAGTGTATGACCTTGATGTGGATATAGTTTTAAATCTTACCCCGCCTCAGCACCACTATGAGATAAACAAAAGGGTTTTGGAAGGTGGGAAGCATCTTTACAGTGAAAAGCCTCTTTGCTCAACGTTAAAGGAAGCCAAAGAAGTTCTGGAGTTGGCTGAAAGGAAAAACCTTAAAGTTGGATGTGCACCTGATACATTTCTTGGTGCGAACATTCAGACAGCAAAAAAACTTATTGAAGATGGATGGATAGGAAGACCCTTTGCTGTAAACTGTTTTATACTCTATGGTGGACCTGAAAAGTGGCATCCAAACCCACATTTTATTTTCAAAAAATACTTAGGTCCTCTTTTTGATGTTGGACCTTATTGCTTGACAGCCCTTGTGTTCTTACTTGGTTCTGTCAAAAAAGTATCTGGTATGGGCATTATAACATACAAAGAAAGACTTATAACTTCTGAGCCCCACAGAGGAGAAAAGATTGAGGTTGAAATGCCAACATATGTGACTGCAAACCTTCTTTTTGACACGGGTGTCATAGGAAATGTTACTGTGTCTTATGATGTGCCTGATACAAACCTGCGGGGGATAGAAATTTATGGCACAGAAGGCACGATAATTGTTCCAGATCCGAACTTTTTCGACCATGGCAGTGTGTATTTAAAAAGGCACAACGACAAAGAATTTACAAAGATGCCAAACATCAATCCGTTCAATTACGACAACATGCGGGGGCTTGGGATACTTGACATGGCACTTTCAATAAAGTTCTCAACACCTCTTAGGGCATCAGGCAGGCTTTCTTATCATGTGCTTGAGAGCCTGTGGGCTATTTATACTTCAACCCAAGAAGGAAAGTTTGTTGATATTGAGAGCATAGCACCTCAAATACCTCTTCTTGATATGGAACTTTTAAGAGAAGTTTTGTATTTATAA
- a CDS encoding nucleoside recognition domain-containing protein, with protein MKNISDYLIVSFLLLVILFAVSKRIDVFKSFVEGVQDGLKISIKIFPNIFTLIIAVELFTKTGILNVLQTLLSPVLSFFGIYKEALGLIIIKPFSGSSSFAVLKDIFEKYGVDSEIGIYSSIICASTETLFYVIATYLAATNVKKTRYLIPVAAAVDFLVLIIAAVIVKISI; from the coding sequence ATGAAAAATATCTCAGATTATTTGATAGTCTCTTTTTTACTTCTGGTAATCCTGTTTGCAGTTTCAAAAAGGATAGATGTGTTCAAAAGCTTTGTAGAAGGTGTGCAAGATGGATTAAAAATCTCAATAAAAATATTTCCAAACATTTTTACACTGATTATAGCTGTTGAGCTTTTTACAAAGACAGGAATTTTGAATGTATTGCAAACTCTCTTGTCTCCTGTCTTGAGCTTTTTTGGGATATACAAAGAAGCGCTTGGTCTTATTATTATAAAACCATTTTCTGGCAGTAGCAGTTTTGCAGTGTTAAAAGATATCTTTGAAAAATACGGTGTTGACTCTGAGATAGGGATATATTCTTCTATAATATGCGCATCAACAGAGACTCTGTTTTATGTTATTGCAACATATCTTGCAGCAACAAACGTGAAAAAGACAAGATATCTTATCCCAGTAGCAGCAGCTGTAGATTTTCTGGTTTTAATAATTGCAGCTGTGATTGTAAAAATTAGCATATAA
- a CDS encoding phosphodiester glycosidase family protein, with translation MKRFLGFVSFATILSLVLSAFAKPYTEILRFKTTQQIAPRTYYEKYELLTDEGFVDINCIKLDLIDGGFDFDVLKSNVANTGDFVYNMVYNQIDKNPVAAINANFFYTNTKTNYNKIWPIGISVSGGKILSSPNIKQNTFPAFVYTNSNEILFDYINGLSYKLVNVDSGYEFKIAHINKFTGDLTYPILFTGDYVQKTIGNKYKGIVELIIKDGIITDIREEAPAVALDKDEYLLAATGNYAKNLKTNFKVGDKVEIKIDLSIPLEKIKAAASGNTFLLKDGNIPAFTHEIVGRHPRSAIGIDKTGRYLYLVAVDGRNGKSIGLTQNELALFLQSIGIWTAINLDGGYSTQLIAKDNDGNFKAFYSTGETRKVFDSIAAFYKYRDDKISTFYIDCPNKVFAGEEYPIKVFAKDRFYNTITYDAVYLKVYQDAYEIDIKDGIFTPYKDGVVTVSCVYEDVYQKVFAQKKISVYKPEILTSDKKQLWLLPGESETLRFYIKDKLGHFKEIDSRKVQAEENPAFEFKDGVFRAKSNFRGFVTFIYKDLKCSIPVGIGQITQLLRSFDYLALSWPKGISMFLSSKNKTQGKYSNKIYFSVSSTKGKSFKLDFKTPVDLTNISKISFDLCAKNVKVYLGFKMPNGTQKEVEIAQLKSDNFKSYSLNVESYKTLDYILLIPQKTQGYIWIDNLRGNIVNLPPVEAINQYIAKFDEKLAKSSVIFLTKSFESLPSDIKKKVESNLGSYLKCYSLEKDNPPYEKNEKFNIVFLRTKSGSILDFSYYQWMRIKNLSAEKKSLIVVLDIPFESLRQDEKDILIRLLKSRKAPSMIICTTNDYTYVERYDTLYIGYASTNDLLAKSSAKSVNLACDVEKGYIYLARGY, from the coding sequence ATGAAAAGGTTTTTAGGTTTTGTGTCATTTGCAACAATTTTGTCGCTCGTTTTATCAGCATTTGCAAAGCCGTACACAGAAATCTTGAGATTTAAAACAACACAGCAGATTGCTCCTCGCACGTATTATGAAAAGTACGAACTTTTGACAGATGAGGGGTTTGTGGATATAAACTGCATAAAGCTTGACCTTATAGATGGTGGATTTGACTTTGACGTGCTAAAGTCAAACGTTGCAAACACCGGTGATTTTGTCTACAACATGGTGTACAATCAGATTGATAAAAATCCAGTTGCTGCAATAAATGCAAACTTCTTTTACACAAACACCAAGACAAACTACAACAAAATCTGGCCAATTGGAATTTCTGTATCAGGTGGCAAGATTCTATCTTCACCAAACATCAAGCAAAATACCTTTCCGGCTTTTGTGTACACAAACTCGAATGAAATTCTTTTTGACTATATAAATGGTCTTTCATACAAACTTGTAAATGTGGATTCTGGCTATGAGTTCAAGATTGCACACATAAACAAGTTCACAGGTGATTTGACATACCCTATTTTGTTCACAGGCGACTATGTCCAGAAAACTATCGGAAACAAGTACAAGGGAATTGTGGAGCTTATCATAAAAGATGGCATTATCACAGATATCAGAGAAGAAGCTCCAGCTGTGGCCTTGGATAAGGATGAATATCTTTTAGCTGCAACAGGAAACTATGCAAAAAACCTAAAAACAAACTTCAAAGTGGGCGACAAGGTGGAAATCAAGATAGACCTTTCAATTCCCCTTGAGAAAATAAAAGCTGCAGCATCTGGTAATACCTTTTTGTTAAAAGATGGCAATATACCAGCTTTTACACATGAGATTGTAGGAAGGCATCCACGCTCTGCGATTGGCATTGACAAAACTGGTCGATACCTCTATCTTGTAGCAGTTGACGGTCGAAATGGAAAGAGTATTGGACTTACTCAGAATGAGCTTGCTCTTTTCCTGCAGTCAATTGGTATATGGACAGCCATAAACCTTGATGGCGGGTATTCCACACAGCTTATTGCAAAGGACAATGATGGAAACTTCAAAGCCTTTTACAGTACAGGCGAGACCCGAAAAGTTTTTGATTCTATAGCAGCTTTTTATAAATACAGAGATGATAAAATTTCCACATTTTATATAGACTGTCCTAACAAGGTCTTTGCAGGCGAAGAGTATCCTATAAAGGTTTTTGCAAAGGACAGATTCTACAACACAATCACATATGACGCTGTATATTTGAAAGTATACCAGGATGCTTATGAGATAGACATAAAAGATGGCATCTTCACACCTTACAAAGATGGCGTGGTGACAGTATCCTGTGTGTATGAGGATGTATACCAGAAAGTTTTTGCCCAAAAAAAGATTTCTGTGTACAAACCAGAAATTTTGACATCAGACAAAAAACAACTCTGGCTTTTACCAGGGGAGTCTGAAACGTTAAGATTTTATATAAAAGATAAGCTTGGTCACTTTAAAGAGATAGATTCAAGAAAAGTTCAAGCAGAAGAAAATCCTGCTTTTGAGTTCAAAGACGGAGTTTTTAGAGCAAAATCTAACTTTCGAGGCTTTGTAACATTTATTTACAAAGATTTAAAATGCAGTATACCAGTTGGGATAGGTCAAATTACACAGCTTCTACGGTCGTTTGATTATCTTGCCTTGAGCTGGCCAAAAGGTATTTCGATGTTTCTTTCATCAAAGAACAAGACACAGGGAAAATATTCAAACAAGATATACTTCAGCGTCTCATCAACAAAAGGCAAAAGTTTCAAGCTTGATTTTAAAACCCCTGTTGACCTTACAAATATAAGTAAAATTTCATTTGACCTTTGCGCGAAAAACGTCAAAGTCTACCTTGGATTTAAAATGCCAAATGGCACGCAAAAAGAGGTTGAGATTGCGCAGCTTAAAAGCGACAATTTCAAAAGCTATTCCTTAAATGTAGAGAGTTACAAAACCTTAGACTATATTCTTCTCATTCCGCAAAAGACGCAGGGTTACATCTGGATTGACAATCTGAGGGGCAATATTGTAAATCTACCTCCTGTTGAAGCTATAAACCAGTATATTGCAAAGTTTGATGAGAAGCTTGCAAAATCGTCTGTTATTTTCCTGACAAAGAGTTTTGAAAGCCTACCAAGCGACATTAAGAAAAAGGTAGAATCAAACCTTGGCAGTTATTTGAAATGCTACAGTCTCGAAAAAGACAATCCACCATATGAAAAGAACGAAAAGTTCAATATAGTATTCTTAAGAACAAAAAGTGGTTCGATTTTGGATTTTTCATATTATCAATGGATGAGGATTAAAAATCTATCAGCTGAAAAAAAATCATTGATTGTTGTTTTAGACATACCATTTGAAAGTCTCAGGCAAGATGAAAAGGATATACTCATAAGACTTTTAAAATCAAGAAAAGCACCTTCAATGATCATCTGCACTACAAACGACTACACTTATGTTGAAAGATACGATACTCTTTATATCGGTTATGCATCAACAAATGACCTGCTTGCAAAATCAAGTGCAAAAAGTGTAAACCTTGCATGTGATGTTGAGAAAGGATACATTTATCTTGCAAGAGGGTATTAA
- a CDS encoding nucleoside recognition domain-containing protein, with amino-acid sequence MNIFWIITIISAILYQLFFGNVEKLTEILFSAPQKAADIFFTILLSIMLWSGFLRVVQDSNFIEIFKKVLRPVLEALFRTKNEKALNFMLLNVVANILGLGNAATPAGILAMQELSKEAKNSTASDDMILFVLINTCSIQLIPTTAILLRTKFSSSAPAAITFPTLFVSMASLFVGIILCKVLAKVWK; translated from the coding sequence ATGAATATATTCTGGATTATTACAATTATATCTGCTATTTTGTATCAGCTTTTTTTTGGTAATGTAGAAAAACTTACAGAAATTTTATTTTCAGCACCTCAAAAAGCAGCTGATATATTCTTTACTATTTTGCTTTCAATAATGCTCTGGTCGGGATTTTTGAGAGTTGTTCAAGATAGTAACTTTATTGAGATTTTTAAAAAAGTTCTAAGACCTGTTCTTGAAGCTTTATTTAGAACCAAAAACGAAAAGGCGTTAAATTTTATGCTTTTAAATGTTGTTGCTAATATACTTGGGCTTGGTAATGCTGCAACACCGGCAGGTATACTTGCCATGCAGGAACTTTCAAAAGAAGCTAAAAATTCAACAGCCTCTGACGATATGATTTTGTTTGTATTGATAAACACCTGTTCAATTCAGCTAATTCCAACAACTGCGATACTTCTGAGAACTAAATTTTCATCATCTGCTCCCGCAGCCATTACCTTTCCTACACTTTTTGTTTCAATGGCAAGTCTTTTTGTGGGAATAATCCTGTGCAAGGTTTTGGCAAAGGTGTGGAAGTAA
- a CDS encoding tRNA 2-thiocytidine(32) synthetase TtcA, whose translation MQHIFSKVRKAVEDFEMIEDGDKIAVGVSAGKDSLTMLYTLSFMRRFYPKKFDVVAITVDMGFESMDFLPIKEFCDKINVEFHLVPSQIKQIVFDIRKEENPCSLCANLRRGILNSTAKSLGCNKVALGHHLDDVVETFFLSLFFEGRIYCFSPKTYLDRTQITVIRPMIYVKEHELRSAAKKLELPVITNPCPANGKTNRQRIKEFVKSLKQFHPVTKDLVFNAIKRNIWGLKD comes from the coding sequence ATGCAGCATATCTTTAGCAAAGTCAGAAAAGCGGTAGAAGATTTTGAGATGATAGAAGATGGCGATAAAATAGCGGTTGGGGTATCTGCCGGAAAAGACAGCCTTACCATGCTCTACACTTTGAGCTTTATGAGAAGATTTTACCCCAAAAAGTTTGATGTTGTTGCCATCACAGTTGACATGGGATTTGAAAGCATGGATTTTTTGCCAATCAAAGAATTTTGTGATAAAATAAATGTTGAATTTCACCTTGTTCCATCACAGATAAAACAGATTGTGTTTGACATAAGAAAAGAAGAAAACCCCTGCTCGCTTTGTGCAAACCTTCGCCGTGGAATACTTAACTCAACAGCAAAAAGTCTTGGTTGCAACAAGGTGGCGCTTGGTCATCACTTAGATGATGTGGTTGAAACATTTTTCCTGAGCTTATTTTTCGAAGGAAGAATATACTGTTTTTCGCCAAAGACATACCTTGACAGAACTCAGATAACAGTAATTCGACCTATGATTTATGTAAAAGAACATGAGCTGAGATCTGCCGCAAAAAAGCTTGAGCTTCCTGTAATCACAAATCCATGCCCTGCAAACGGAAAAACTAACAGGCAAAGAATAAAAGAGTTTGTAAAAAGCTTGAAACAGTTTCACCCTGTAACTAAGGATTTAGTCTTTAATGCTATAAAGAGAAATATATGGGGGTTAAAAGACTAA
- the spoIVA gene encoding stage IV sporulation protein A: protein MDTDIYREIAKRTNGDIYIGVVGPVRTGKSTFIKRFMDLFVIPNIEDEYKKERTKDELPQSAQGKTIMTTEPKFVPNEAVEILLSSGARLKVRLVDCVGYLVEGAMGHLEENHPRMVTTPWFEKPIPFEEAAEIGTKKVIQDHSTIGIVVTTDGTITDIPRENYIKAEERVVEELKQINKPFVIVLNTAKPYSPDTQELKKELEEKYKMPVLIVNCLQMQIEDVKRILETVLFEFPVVEVKINLPRWFEELENESWLKKEVYEKIKDYAEKLDKIRDITDQLEILKQHPQIDRCEVIGINLGDGKSELSIYFKEGLLFKIIEEATGFEIKGEHHLVRLLCDLSQIKKEYDKLKDALEEAKEKGYGIVAPALDELKLETPEIVKRGNSFGVRLKASAPSLHIIRVEVETEVSPIVGTEKQSEELVNFLMKEFEDDPKKIWESNIFGKSLHELVKEGLQNKLLRVPEDSQEKLRETLQRIINEGSGGFILIIL, encoded by the coding sequence ATGGATACTGATATCTATAGAGAGATAGCAAAAAGGACAAATGGTGACATTTACATTGGTGTTGTTGGACCTGTCAGAACAGGAAAGTCAACCTTCATAAAAAGATTCATGGACCTTTTTGTAATTCCAAACATTGAAGATGAGTATAAAAAAGAGAGAACAAAGGATGAACTTCCACAAAGCGCCCAGGGCAAAACTATAATGACAACAGAGCCCAAGTTTGTGCCTAATGAAGCTGTTGAAATTTTGCTATCAAGCGGTGCGAGGTTAAAGGTACGTCTTGTTGACTGCGTTGGGTACCTTGTAGAAGGTGCAATGGGACATCTGGAAGAAAATCATCCGCGCATGGTTACAACACCGTGGTTTGAAAAGCCAATCCCGTTTGAAGAGGCAGCAGAGATTGGCACTAAAAAGGTTATCCAGGACCATTCAACAATTGGAATAGTTGTTACAACAGATGGTACTATTACAGATATACCAAGAGAAAACTACATAAAGGCAGAAGAGAGAGTGGTTGAGGAATTAAAACAAATCAACAAACCATTTGTGATTGTTCTCAACACTGCAAAACCTTACTCACCTGACACGCAGGAGCTCAAAAAAGAGCTTGAAGAGAAGTACAAAATGCCAGTTTTAATTGTCAACTGTCTTCAGATGCAGATTGAGGATGTAAAGAGAATTTTAGAGACAGTACTGTTTGAGTTTCCTGTTGTTGAGGTTAAAATCAACCTGCCAAGATGGTTTGAAGAGTTAGAAAACGAGTCCTGGCTCAAAAAAGAGGTTTATGAAAAGATAAAGGACTATGCAGAAAAGCTTGACAAAATAAGAGATATAACAGACCAACTTGAGATTTTGAAACAACATCCCCAGATTGACAGGTGTGAGGTTATAGGGATAAATTTGGGAGATGGAAAAAGTGAACTTTCAATTTATTTTAAAGAAGGGCTTTTGTTCAAGATAATTGAAGAAGCAACCGGGTTTGAAATAAAAGGTGAACATCATCTTGTAAGACTTCTGTGTGACCTTTCACAGATAAAGAAAGAGTATGATAAATTAAAAGATGCTCTTGAAGAAGCAAAAGAAAAGGGATACGGCATTGTTGCACCTGCTTTAGATGAGCTCAAACTTGAGACACCCGAAATAGTCAAGAGAGGAAACAGTTTTGGTGTAAGACTCAAGGCTTCTGCACCATCTTTGCACATTATAAGAGTGGAAGTCGAGACAGAGGTGTCACCAATTGTTGGAACAGAAAAACAGAGCGAAGAGCTTGTGAACTTTTTGATGAAAGAGTTTGAAGATGACCCAAAAAAGATTTGGGAGTCAAACATATTTGGAAAATCGCTTCATGAGCTTGTGAAAGAAGGACTTCAAAATAAGCTTTTAAGGGTACCAGAAGACAGTCAAGAAAAGCTCAGAGAGACTTTGCAGAGGATTATAAACGAAGGAAGTGGAGGATTTATTCTCATAATCCTTTAA